The following proteins are co-located in the Flavobacteriales bacterium genome:
- a CDS encoding ABC transporter transmembrane domain-containing protein yields MSKNKKLSLKRASRLFQYIKPYRVEFSFGLFFLLLSTAASLIFPALMGQLVDSASDKLISNINEIAIALLVLFALQAIFSYFRIVLFVNVTEKTLAVIRQETYAHLIKLPMNFFSKRRVGELNSRIASDISLLQETFTTDLAEFIRQILIVIGGIAFLSFTSVKLTLFMLAIIPAMMLAAVFFGKYIKRFSKQVQEKVAESNTIIEETLQGISNVKAFTNEFFEINRYTKKTNEVMNIAKKGGRYRGAFASFIIFCLFGSIVAVIWYGVLMINSNELSIGELFTFILYSVFIGASVGGMADIYAKLQKAIGATEHLMDILDEEKEDINSTYDAEAVRGQIQFKDLSFAYPNRADVQVLKNLNFTVKQGQNIALVGPSGAGKTTLTSILFGFYKIEEGQITIDNKNIEDYDLHFLRKQIAIVPQDVLLFGGTIKENIAYGKLDANDEEIEEAAQKANALNFINDFPEKMDTLVGERGIQLSGGQRQRIAIARALLKNPSILILDEATSALDSESEKLVQEAMDILMKCRTSIVIAHRLSTIKNADCILVLENGQIIEQGTHQELTGNGGLYSQLSDMQFNH; encoded by the coding sequence ATGTCAAAAAATAAAAAACTATCATTAAAACGAGCCAGTCGTTTATTCCAATATATTAAACCTTACAGAGTAGAGTTTTCTTTTGGTCTTTTCTTCCTATTATTATCAACAGCAGCATCCTTAATATTTCCTGCATTGATGGGGCAACTTGTAGATTCTGCATCTGATAAACTCATCAGTAATATTAATGAAATAGCCATTGCCCTTCTGGTATTATTTGCCTTACAAGCCATCTTTTCATACTTCAGGATTGTACTTTTCGTGAATGTTACAGAAAAAACATTAGCCGTAATTCGTCAAGAAACCTATGCCCACCTCATTAAACTACCTATGAACTTCTTTTCTAAAAGAAGGGTTGGTGAATTGAACAGCCGTATTGCCTCTGACATTTCACTTTTACAAGAAACATTTACAACAGATTTAGCTGAATTTATACGTCAAATCTTGATTGTTATAGGTGGTATTGCATTCCTTTCTTTTACCTCCGTAAAACTCACTTTGTTTATGCTAGCTATTATCCCTGCAATGATGTTAGCTGCTGTCTTTTTTGGTAAATATATCAAACGTTTTTCTAAACAGGTACAAGAGAAAGTAGCAGAGTCAAATACCATTATTGAAGAAACATTGCAAGGTATATCAAACGTCAAAGCCTTTACCAATGAGTTTTTTGAAATTAATCGTTATACCAAAAAAACAAATGAAGTAATGAATATAGCCAAGAAAGGCGGTCGATATAGAGGTGCCTTTGCTTCATTTATTATTTTCTGCTTATTCGGCTCAATTGTAGCAGTTATTTGGTACGGTGTTTTAATGATAAACTCAAACGAATTAAGTATAGGTGAATTATTCACTTTTATACTATACTCCGTATTCATAGGTGCTTCAGTAGGTGGCATGGCAGACATATATGCTAAACTCCAAAAAGCCATTGGTGCTACCGAACATTTGATGGATATTTTAGACGAAGAAAAGGAAGATATTAACTCAACATACGATGCAGAAGCTGTTAGAGGTCAAATACAATTCAAAGATTTGAGCTTTGCCTATCCTAATAGAGCTGATGTTCAAGTACTAAAGAATCTAAACTTTACAGTCAAGCAAGGGCAAAATATCGCTCTAGTTGGACCTAGCGGTGCAGGAAAAACAACGCTAACCTCTATCCTATTTGGATTTTACAAAATCGAAGAAGGTCAAATCACTATTGATAATAAAAATATTGAAGATTATGACCTTCACTTTTTAAGAAAACAGATTGCTATTGTCCCTCAAGATGTTTTGTTATTTGGTGGCACTATCAAAGAAAATATCGCCTACGGAAAATTAGATGCTAATGATGAAGAAATAGAAGAGGCTGCCCAAAAAGCTAACGCTCTGAATTTTATTAATGACTTTCCAGAAAAAATGGATACCCTTGTCGGTGAACGTGGTATTCAACTTTCTGGTGGACAAAGGCAACGTATTGCTATTGCTAGAGCCTTGCTCAAAAATCCAAGTATTTTAATTTTAGACGAAGCGACTAGTGCACTAGATTCAGAGTCGGAAAAATTAGTGCAAGAAGCTATGGATATTCTTATGAAATGTAGAACATCTATAGTTATAGCACACCGACTTTCCACCATTAAAAATGCAGATTGTATATTAGTGCTCGAAAATGGACAAATCATTGAACAAGGTACGCACCAAGAACTTACAGGAAATGGCGGCTTATACAGTCAACTTAGTGATATGCAATTCAACCATTAG
- a CDS encoding methyltransferase domain-containing protein, with protein MKHIISLVTRLIPRHYLHHISHFFLRIFSLFMRGNKFEDPINGYTYRKLLPYGRLRSRENAIAPDSMSLERHRLIWLYLKEKTNFFTDNLKFLHIAPEYCFIKLFKNQKNLDYTTADLNSPWADVKMDVHDIPFNDNSFDVIMCNHVLEHVQDDRKVMKEFFRVMNKGGWGIFQVPIDTTRSKTFDDPTITDPKEREKHYWQDDHVRLYGLDYGKILSEAGFEVIEDDYINKLDPKLVDRHALPKGEIIYFCKKPL; from the coding sequence ATGAAACACATCATAAGCCTAGTAACTCGATTAATACCAAGACACTATTTACATCATATTAGTCACTTTTTTCTAAGGATTTTCTCCTTATTTATGAGAGGTAATAAATTCGAAGACCCCATAAATGGATATACTTACAGAAAATTATTGCCTTACGGAAGGCTCCGTTCAAGAGAAAATGCCATTGCTCCTGATAGTATGTCTTTAGAAAGACACCGCCTTATTTGGTTGTACCTTAAGGAAAAAACAAATTTCTTCACCGATAATTTAAAATTCTTACACATCGCTCCAGAATACTGTTTTATCAAGCTATTCAAAAATCAAAAGAACCTTGATTACACCACAGCGGATTTAAACTCTCCATGGGCTGATGTAAAAATGGACGTTCACGACATTCCCTTTAATGACAATAGCTTTGATGTGATAATGTGTAATCATGTCTTAGAACACGTGCAAGATGATAGAAAAGTAATGAAAGAATTCTTCAGAGTAATGAACAAAGGCGGTTGGGGAATTTTTCAAGTACCTATTGACACCACTAGATCAAAAACTTTTGACGATCCCACAATCACAGACCCAAAAGAAAGAGAAAAACATTATTGGCAAGACGACCATGTTAGACTTTATGGTTTGGATTACGGCAAAATCCTCTCTGAAGCTGGTTTCGAAGTCATAGAAGATGACTACATAAATAAGTTAGACCCTAAGCTAGTTGATCGCCATGCACTTCCTAAAGGAGAAATTATTTATTTCTGCAAAAAACCGCTCTAA
- the rsmG gene encoding 16S rRNA (guanine(527)-N(7))-methyltransferase RsmG gives MDNIISTYFPDLSDKQRQQFSALTDLYTFWNAQINVVSRKDMGDFLERHVLHSLGIAKVMPFESGTKVLDVGTGGGFPGIPLAILFPDVDFYLVDSIGKKIKVVRAVAQELGLKNVRSAHERAENINEKFDFVVSRAVTRMPTFLKWIEGKLSLFCKNDFPNGILYLKGGDLTEEMSDVQYHHNTFNLSEYFKEDFFETKKVVYVQIA, from the coding sequence ATGGATAACATTATTTCAACCTATTTCCCTGATTTAAGCGATAAACAACGTCAGCAATTTTCAGCACTTACTGATTTATACACCTTTTGGAACGCTCAGATTAATGTAGTTTCAAGAAAAGATATGGGTGATTTTTTGGAGCGCCATGTATTACATTCATTGGGAATAGCTAAGGTTATGCCGTTTGAATCAGGAACTAAGGTCTTAGATGTAGGAACTGGTGGCGGTTTTCCAGGAATACCTTTGGCTATATTGTTTCCTGATGTCGATTTTTATCTAGTAGATAGTATCGGTAAAAAGATAAAAGTAGTTCGTGCAGTAGCTCAAGAATTAGGCCTTAAAAACGTAAGGTCAGCTCATGAGAGAGCAGAAAACATCAACGAAAAATTTGATTTTGTTGTAAGTCGAGCTGTGACACGTATGCCTACATTTTTAAAATGGATAGAAGGCAAGCTTTCCCTTTTTTGTAAAAATGATTTCCCCAATGGTATTCTTTATCTTAAAGGTGGTGACTTGACAGAAGAGATGAGCGATGTTCAATATCACCACAATACATTTAACCTCTCAGAGTATTTCAAAGAAGATTTTTTTGAAACTAAAAAGGTGGTTTATGTCCAAATTGCTTAG
- a CDS encoding sigma-70 family RNA polymerase sigma factor has product MVNRELTEKAKEDLKIIELALTKGDPRAYNKLMSKYRDPIFFMLYERVNDRELAKELTIEAFGKAFNKLHSYTPKYAFSTWLFSIARNNCIDYLRKKKLPTFSIDAMIEHSEGSQTSIDIPDYGDGPEKTMINKQRIQILRNIVEQLKPNYRELVKLRYFKEFSYEEISEELKIPIGTVKAQLYRSREQLFKILSGKKDAL; this is encoded by the coding sequence TTGGTAAACAGAGAACTTACAGAAAAAGCTAAAGAGGATTTAAAAATCATCGAATTAGCACTGACCAAAGGAGATCCACGTGCCTATAACAAGTTAATGTCTAAATATAGAGACCCTATATTTTTTATGCTTTACGAAAGAGTCAATGATAGAGAACTTGCTAAAGAATTGACTATCGAAGCTTTTGGTAAGGCCTTTAACAAGTTACATTCGTATACTCCAAAATATGCTTTTAGCACTTGGCTTTTTAGTATTGCACGAAATAACTGCATTGACTATTTAAGGAAAAAGAAATTACCAACCTTTTCCATAGATGCTATGATAGAACATAGCGAAGGCTCCCAAACGTCTATTGATATTCCAGATTATGGTGACGGACCTGAGAAAACAATGATAAATAAGCAACGTATTCAGATTTTGAGAAATATCGTTGAGCAGCTAAAACCTAATTATAGAGAGTTAGTCAAATTGCGCTATTTTAAAGAATTTAGCTACGAAGAAATCTCAGAAGAACTAAAAATACCCATAGGAACGGTAAAAGCTCAACTTTATCGCTCAAGAGAGCAATTGTTTAAAATACTATCTGGAAAAAAAGATGCTTTGTAA
- a CDS encoding glycosyltransferase, giving the protein MKLAKYKEKKNNFSKAVSVVVCGYNEEKHWEGLVEKLLEQDYPNFEIVLVNDQSTDNTKFVFKQWEYHPKIKLVDIREDIKKGLGKKFALTLGIKAAKYDYLLLTDADCYPRDNHWISSMVQHFSNKTIVLGYGAYERTKGLLNKLIRFDTFQVAMQYFSYALIGKTYMGVGRNLAYKKSLFFDNKGFASHLHLPSGDDDLFIKEVTNSNNTAISLGASAHTISEPKTTWKSWIRQKSRHLSTGVYYKPYHKVMLGLWTLSQALFWIFFITLLFLEPFIYITLSLFLIRLIIQLVVSFNILKRLNEKDLIYLYPFLELLFIFFYFIFIVNRLIKKKRFW; this is encoded by the coding sequence TTGAAGTTAGCAAAGTATAAAGAGAAAAAAAACAATTTTTCTAAAGCTGTTTCGGTAGTAGTTTGTGGTTATAATGAGGAGAAACACTGGGAGGGACTTGTTGAAAAATTACTGGAACAAGATTACCCTAATTTTGAAATTGTTTTAGTAAACGACCAATCTACTGACAACACTAAATTTGTTTTCAAGCAATGGGAATATCACCCCAAGATTAAATTAGTAGATATCAGAGAAGATATTAAAAAAGGACTAGGTAAAAAGTTTGCTTTAACATTAGGTATTAAGGCTGCTAAGTATGACTATCTTCTTTTGACCGATGCCGACTGTTACCCTAGAGATAATCATTGGATTAGCTCTATGGTACAACATTTCTCCAATAAAACTATTGTGTTGGGGTATGGTGCTTATGAAAGAACAAAAGGGCTATTAAACAAGCTTATTCGTTTTGACACCTTTCAAGTGGCTATGCAATACTTCTCTTATGCTCTAATAGGTAAAACCTATATGGGGGTCGGAAGAAATTTAGCCTATAAAAAATCCTTGTTTTTTGATAACAAAGGATTTGCTTCACATTTGCACCTTCCTTCAGGTGATGACGATTTGTTTATAAAAGAAGTCACTAATTCCAACAATACAGCCATAAGCCTAGGTGCTTCTGCTCATACGATATCTGAACCCAAAACCACGTGGAAATCATGGATAAGACAGAAAAGTAGACATCTCAGTACTGGAGTTTATTATAAACCTTACCATAAAGTAATGTTAGGTTTGTGGACACTCAGCCAAGCACTTTTTTGGATATTTTTTATTACTCTCTTATTTTTGGAGCCATTCATATACATTACTCTTTCCCTCTTTCTCATTCGTTTAATTATCCAGTTAGTAGTATCCTTCAATATTTTGAAAAGATTGAATGAAAAAGATTTAATCTATCTGTATCCATTCTTAGAGTTACTATTTATCTTTTTTTACTTTATATTTATAGTCAATAGACTGATAAAAAAGAAACGGTTTTGGTAA
- the tgt gene encoding tRNA guanosine(34) transglycosylase Tgt, translated as MDFKLIKKDSASKARLGELTTAHGKIQTPIFMPVGTAATVKGVHQHEVDKDTQAQIILGNTYHLYLRPGLEVLEKAGGLHQFMNWQKPILTDSGGYQVYSLSGKRKIKEEGVKFQSHIDGSYHLFTPENVMDIQRTIGADIIMAFDECTPYPCDYNYAKNSMHMTHRWLKRCCERFDSTEPKYGFDQTLFPIVQGSVYKDLRKQSAEKIASFEREGNAIGGLSVGEPHDLMYEMTEIVCNVLPEDKPRYLMGVGTPTNLLENIALGVDMFDCVMPTRNARNGMIFTSEGTINIKNKKWADDFSPIDENGTSYVDSTYSKAYVRHLFTVNEMLGKQITTLHNIRFYLWLMEQAREHLADGTFTEWKNRMVKKLDRRL; from the coding sequence ATGGATTTTAAGCTGATAAAAAAAGATAGTGCTTCAAAAGCACGTTTGGGAGAGCTGACCACAGCCCACGGAAAAATCCAAACACCCATTTTTATGCCTGTAGGTACAGCAGCAACAGTAAAGGGTGTACACCAGCATGAAGTAGATAAAGATACGCAAGCCCAAATCATTTTGGGGAACACCTATCACCTGTATCTTAGACCCGGTTTGGAAGTCTTAGAAAAAGCCGGTGGCCTACATCAGTTTATGAATTGGCAAAAACCCATTCTTACCGATAGTGGTGGTTATCAAGTATATTCACTTTCTGGCAAACGAAAAATCAAAGAAGAAGGCGTAAAATTTCAATCGCATATTGATGGTTCTTACCACCTCTTTACCCCTGAAAATGTAATGGATATACAACGTACTATAGGAGCTGATATCATCATGGCATTTGATGAGTGCACACCCTACCCTTGCGACTACAATTATGCTAAGAATTCCATGCATATGACACACCGTTGGCTAAAGCGTTGCTGTGAACGTTTCGATAGTACCGAACCTAAATATGGCTTTGACCAAACCCTTTTTCCTATCGTTCAAGGTAGTGTCTACAAAGATTTAAGAAAACAATCTGCAGAGAAAATAGCTTCTTTCGAACGTGAAGGTAATGCCATTGGCGGCTTGTCCGTAGGTGAGCCTCATGACCTCATGTATGAAATGACAGAAATAGTGTGCAACGTATTGCCAGAAGACAAGCCCCGTTACTTAATGGGCGTTGGAACTCCCACAAATCTTTTAGAAAATATTGCTTTAGGTGTAGATATGTTCGACTGCGTAATGCCAACTAGAAATGCTCGAAACGGTATGATTTTCACTAGTGAAGGAACTATAAACATCAAAAATAAAAAATGGGCAGACGACTTCTCTCCCATAGACGAAAATGGCACCTCCTATGTAGACTCTACTTATAGCAAGGCTTATGTACGTCATCTGTTTACTGTTAACGAAATGTTAGGCAAACAAATAACAACCCTGCACAATATCCGTTTCTATCTTTGGTTAATGGAACAAGCAAGAGAACACTTAGCAGATGGTACATTTACTGAATGGAAAAATAGAATGGTCAAAAAACTCGATAGACGTTTATAA
- a CDS encoding LptF/LptG family permease yields the protein MQKLDWYIIKKFLGTFFFSISLILLIVVVFDMSEKIDDFIEKEAPIKAIIFDYYLNFIPYFGNLFSPLFTFVAVIFFTSKMANNTEVISILSSGVSFNRFLRPYMLSAGLLAILSFTLGNFIIPPANSERLAFENTYIKNPYNNRDKDIHMQIMPGQFIYMQSYNTKRNIGYKFSMERFENNELKEKLFCNYIKWNKENENWVVHDYFIRKIDHLNEKITEGDTLNLDINLHPNDFNVRRSMVETMNMFQLNDYIKEERMKGSKNLVFHIIEQQKRFAYPFATLILTFVAVAMASRKVRGGIGLHLGAGLLISFAYILFMQVSTTFATNGDLSPIVAVWIPNLIFASLGLYLLKKAPK from the coding sequence ATGCAAAAGTTAGACTGGTATATCATCAAAAAGTTTTTGGGAACTTTCTTCTTCTCAATATCTTTGATATTACTCATCGTTGTCGTCTTCGATATGTCTGAAAAAATTGACGATTTTATTGAAAAAGAAGCGCCAATCAAAGCCATTATTTTCGATTATTACCTGAACTTCATCCCCTATTTCGGCAATTTGTTTAGCCCATTATTTACCTTTGTTGCTGTTATCTTTTTCACCTCAAAAATGGCTAATAATACTGAGGTCATTTCAATTCTAAGTAGTGGGGTAAGTTTCAATAGATTTTTACGTCCGTATATGCTATCTGCTGGATTATTAGCAATACTATCCTTTACTTTAGGAAACTTCATAATACCACCTGCTAATAGTGAAAGATTAGCATTTGAGAATACATATATCAAAAATCCTTATAACAATAGGGATAAGGATATACACATGCAAATTATGCCAGGGCAATTTATTTATATGCAATCGTATAATACCAAACGTAATATTGGTTATAAATTCTCAATGGAACGCTTTGAAAATAATGAACTTAAAGAAAAACTATTCTGTAATTATATAAAATGGAATAAAGAAAACGAAAACTGGGTTGTACATGACTACTTCATTCGTAAGATTGATCACTTAAACGAAAAAATTACAGAAGGAGATACATTAAATCTAGATATTAACCTTCACCCCAATGACTTTAATGTTAGGCGAAGTATGGTCGAGACGATGAATATGTTTCAGCTAAACGACTATATCAAAGAGGAACGTATGAAAGGATCTAAAAATTTAGTTTTCCATATTATTGAACAACAAAAACGCTTTGCCTATCCTTTTGCTACCCTTATACTTACCTTTGTTGCAGTGGCTATGGCTTCTCGTAAAGTCAGAGGTGGTATTGGCTTACATTTAGGTGCAGGATTGCTTATTAGCTTTGCCTATATTTTGTTTATGCAAGTGTCAACTACCTTTGCTACTAACGGTGATTTATCTCCTATTGTAGCCGTATGGATTCCTAATTTAATATTTGCTAGTTTAGGCTTATATCTTCTAAAAAAAGCACCTAAATAG